The Pseudanabaena galeata CCNP1313 genome includes a region encoding these proteins:
- a CDS encoding nicotinate-nucleotide adenylyltransferase → MNIALFGTSADPPSIGHQQILQWLDNHYDRVLVWVSDNPFKTHQASLSDRLTMMELTIAAIQPPAQTIGLHPELSNPRTINTVEKAKELLPHANFTLVIGGDLVTQLPTWYRAPDLLSQVKLLVVPRQGVTIAESDIERLVNMGTEVAIAPESTSIPNVSSSDYRNNGNSSVIIPTVAAYIQRESLYAWPKSPAP, encoded by the coding sequence ATGAACATCGCTCTCTTTGGAACTAGCGCCGATCCACCAAGCATTGGACATCAACAGATCTTGCAATGGTTGGATAATCATTATGATCGCGTATTAGTTTGGGTATCCGATAACCCCTTTAAAACTCATCAAGCAAGCCTCAGCGATCGCCTTACCATGATGGAGCTAACCATCGCCGCGATCCAACCACCTGCTCAAACGATTGGCTTGCATCCCGAACTTAGCAATCCACGCACGATTAACACCGTCGAGAAAGCCAAAGAACTTTTGCCCCATGCAAATTTTACCCTTGTCATTGGCGGCGACCTTGTGACCCAACTGCCCACATGGTATCGCGCCCCAGATTTGTTAAGCCAAGTCAAACTGCTAGTTGTTCCCCGTCAAGGTGTGACCATTGCAGAGTCGGATATCGAGCGACTTGTGAATATGGGTACTGAAGTTGCGATCGCCCCTGAATCCACCTCAATACCTAACGTTTCTTCGTCAGACTATCGCAACAATGGCAACAGTTCAGTCATAATACCCACAGTCGCAGCATATATCCAACGAGAGTCGCTTTACGCATGGCCGAAAAGTCCCGCCCCATAG